In Archangium violaceum, the following are encoded in one genomic region:
- a CDS encoding OB-fold protein, with the protein MALVKCRQCGNEVATNAAACPKCGAPPHRRINFGKLFGIAVVLLVAPCFLAWVMAQVRGNDSAAPAAAKRTVDAKQVEIRTLLAEYTDNEVRADEAFKGKVIQTSGVVGEVKKDIVGDTYVLVGTGRQFELPVLQCTLDSAQVKKAASLTKGARVTVRGRVNGLMMNVLAKDCEIVNL; encoded by the coding sequence ATGGCGCTGGTGAAGTGCAGGCAGTGCGGCAACGAGGTAGCGACCAACGCGGCGGCCTGCCCGAAGTGCGGAGCACCGCCTCACCGCCGTATTAACTTCGGCAAGCTGTTCGGCATCGCCGTCGTGCTCCTTGTCGCGCCCTGCTTTCTCGCCTGGGTGATGGCTCAGGTCCGAGGCAACGACAGCGCGGCACCCGCTGCTGCCAAACGCACGGTGGACGCGAAGCAGGTGGAGATCCGCACGCTGCTCGCCGAGTACACCGATAACGAAGTCCGGGCTGACGAGGCCTTCAAGGGCAAGGTTATCCAGACGAGCGGAGTCGTCGGCGAGGTGAAGAAGGACATCGTCGGCGACACCTATGTGCTGGTGGGCACCGGCCGTCAGTTCGAGTTGCCGGTGCTCCAATGCACCCTCGACAGCGCCCAGGTGAAGAAGGCGGCTTCGCTCACCAAAGGCGCGCGCGTGACGGTCCGTGGGCGCGTGAACGGGCTGATGATGAACGTCCTCGCGAAGGACTGCGAGATCGTCAATCTGTAG
- a CDS encoding RHS repeat-associated core domain-containing protein has translation MDGLGVPTATIYSANCEFAIACSSNVPFGGLAFLGFQPYEDTSRWTLSGVEYDADDARTGIRAARLPGGANASLAVTVTPEAPEGTYLVGVWVRTPAGFAADATTGISATVTVDGVAATPVFVPLPATDGAWRYVTVPVPLAPRSAATESSVALALSITNTTASPVTLDSVLVAPLANSLVARTFHEPSQQVTSTQDAGGRTTRTYYDRVFQPTVSVGASGQIKELNQRFLSRRGNDDVFSPTSPNAEVTLHPATGGVLETFRDGDRWRERWGASAGWAAADGALVHTGATAGSVTWRGTAVGTRAVYFELQARDGVASVSVGNVTVRWDGGWTASQAGVAWTALASPPLEQHWLLVVGDGVVLFFAGGQLLYSQAVRPVGDTVSITLAGEGAIRNLSVVEGVRVGVSYNDAAGRQRQVQQLHGADSTVVGLVYDALDRQLVTTKGAPGSFGSGQHQPVFQYRPGFVDVEDFLANLSTTWELKGDVADYYRGQAEDGIMRSDDKGYPYQGTRYEASPRQQSIEQGNPGKPYAIDLSVPEEQRQTTRLRFGANAAGSLPAGQYFQDTLTSPVQTRSVRLTDQIRQTVTSTYVSSVGEEVSRTSGNRTYTAGASGPAATLQTALPNALVSGPQQDPSAYAQRTTTDALQRIESLADPDAGKTQFVSDVAGQLRFVQPAMDAGEQWFVYYKYDALGRMVEEGTVSAAWDPAALRLLANQPDWPTEGSTVAVTMRYDGDGDEPTLIGRKWISVANNPGDDGDVTVTEVFGYDDDGHLSSVRMTLDGPTAADGTVAYTYDNLSEVVRVELPEGAPLAAVHYAYDDLGHVVSVGTAAGLADLAAYGWSADGAVQREVLGQGAWTRLVDYTSPGQVAAMTTTSAAGDQSFALAYAYDADAVVRTRGVRWRFAGKDTSQEEVFGYDGQRRLLTAAGATTMTIRSYDPSGNIWEAEESGTVVATPCVGGSDRVASLTVGSGPAQPLTWSARGQLLAGAGRTLGYDRATGMTTRIEAGGALRLAYGGSQQRVLKRRRDGADSVYFFGAGLVPVARRDGGSWTVLVQGPAGLLALVGTATRFVLPDPDQSVWAVVEGATLVARYAYAPFGGLTLAEGDLAATPYLFQGQEWDAEVGFYNFRARMYDPVLRRFVTPDPQRQFASPYIFAANNPLGITDPTGELSIWAQVGIGLAMAAITAIGIGLSVFTGGTSGAATVAAAGAAKGAAKGAAAGVAKSAAKGAAAGAAKGAAAGATGAAEGAAEVAASVAAGASVAEGAASSTASISTKLTQFGLNVAGSTLSRAGKSGLKYDVQHGRDFTAKGFFEAMGIGAAAGFASGVVSGLGGFATGGLSSKKGGAGIAARIGAKAAVGGVSSAVSSDVTTILTNVQQHQPWYQGLAKSTGTGFAKGAGTGAASCAWGERVNIAKAAGVSDQTMTRMSNIVDKVKSAATSDGAYKIYGTAAFFAMPGYVVWGAADSWGRHD, from the coding sequence GTGGACGGCCTTGGCGTGCCGACCGCCACGATCTACAGCGCCAACTGCGAGTTCGCCATTGCATGCTCGTCCAACGTGCCGTTCGGCGGGCTCGCCTTCCTCGGCTTCCAGCCCTACGAGGACACCTCCCGCTGGACGCTCTCCGGCGTGGAGTATGATGCGGACGACGCGCGCACGGGCATCCGCGCGGCCCGGCTGCCCGGCGGCGCCAACGCCTCCCTCGCCGTGACGGTGACGCCCGAGGCGCCCGAGGGCACGTACCTCGTCGGAGTGTGGGTGCGGACACCGGCCGGCTTCGCCGCCGATGCCACCACCGGCATCTCCGCGACCGTCACCGTCGACGGCGTGGCCGCCACGCCGGTCTTCGTGCCGCTGCCCGCCACGGACGGCGCGTGGCGCTACGTCACCGTGCCCGTCCCGCTCGCGCCCCGCTCCGCCGCCACGGAGTCGTCGGTGGCGCTCGCCTTGTCGATCACGAACACCACCGCCAGCCCGGTGACCCTCGACAGCGTGCTGGTGGCCCCCCTGGCCAACAGCCTCGTGGCCCGCACCTTCCACGAGCCGAGTCAGCAGGTCACCTCCACCCAGGACGCGGGCGGCCGCACCACGCGCACGTACTATGACCGCGTCTTCCAGCCGACCGTCTCGGTGGGTGCCTCCGGGCAGATCAAGGAGCTCAACCAGCGCTTCCTCTCGCGCCGGGGCAACGACGACGTCTTCTCGCCAACGAGCCCCAACGCCGAGGTCACCCTGCACCCCGCCACCGGCGGCGTGCTCGAGACCTTCCGTGACGGCGACCGTTGGCGCGAGCGCTGGGGCGCGTCCGCCGGGTGGGCGGCCGCGGACGGCGCCCTCGTGCACACGGGAGCCACCGCGGGGTCGGTCACCTGGCGCGGCACCGCGGTGGGGACCCGCGCGGTCTACTTCGAGCTCCAGGCGCGCGACGGGGTCGCCTCCGTGTCCGTGGGCAACGTGACGGTTCGCTGGGATGGCGGCTGGACCGCGTCCCAGGCGGGCGTGGCCTGGACGGCGTTGGCCTCGCCCCCCCTCGAGCAGCACTGGCTCCTCGTCGTCGGCGATGGCGTCGTGCTCTTCTTCGCCGGAGGCCAGCTCCTCTACAGTCAGGCGGTCCGCCCTGTCGGGGACACCGTGTCCATCACGCTCGCCGGGGAGGGCGCCATCCGCAACCTCTCCGTCGTCGAGGGCGTCCGCGTCGGCGTGTCCTACAACGACGCCGCCGGCCGACAGCGGCAGGTGCAGCAGCTCCATGGCGCCGACAGCACCGTGGTCGGCCTCGTCTACGACGCGCTCGACCGCCAGCTCGTGACGACGAAGGGCGCCCCCGGCTCGTTCGGCTCCGGCCAGCACCAGCCCGTCTTCCAATACCGGCCCGGCTTCGTGGACGTGGAGGACTTCCTCGCGAATCTCTCCACCACCTGGGAGCTGAAGGGCGACGTCGCCGACTACTACCGGGGGCAGGCCGAGGACGGCATCATGCGCTCGGACGACAAGGGCTACCCCTACCAGGGCACGCGCTACGAGGCCTCGCCCCGGCAGCAGTCGATCGAGCAGGGCAACCCTGGCAAGCCCTATGCGATCGACCTCTCGGTGCCCGAGGAGCAGCGCCAGACCACGCGGCTCCGTTTCGGCGCGAACGCGGCGGGGAGCCTCCCGGCCGGCCAGTACTTCCAGGACACGCTCACGAGCCCGGTCCAGACGCGGTCCGTGCGCCTGACCGACCAGATCAGGCAGACCGTGACGAGCACCTACGTGTCGAGCGTGGGGGAGGAGGTCTCGCGCACCTCGGGCAACCGGACCTACACGGCGGGCGCGTCCGGGCCCGCGGCCACGCTCCAGACCGCGCTCCCCAACGCGCTGGTGAGCGGGCCCCAGCAGGACCCGAGCGCCTACGCACAGCGGACGACCACGGACGCCCTCCAGCGCATCGAGTCCCTTGCCGATCCCGACGCGGGGAAGACGCAGTTCGTGTCGGACGTGGCCGGGCAGCTGCGCTTCGTGCAGCCCGCGATGGATGCGGGCGAGCAGTGGTTCGTCTACTACAAGTACGACGCGCTCGGGCGCATGGTGGAGGAGGGCACCGTCTCGGCGGCGTGGGACCCCGCGGCGCTGCGCCTGCTCGCGAACCAGCCCGACTGGCCGACCGAGGGGTCCACGGTTGCGGTCACGATGCGCTACGACGGCGACGGGGACGAGCCCACCCTCATCGGCAGGAAATGGATTTCGGTGGCGAACAATCCCGGGGACGACGGTGACGTCACGGTCACCGAGGTGTTCGGCTACGACGACGACGGGCACCTCTCCTCGGTGCGCATGACACTCGACGGGCCCACGGCCGCCGACGGTACGGTCGCCTACACGTACGACAACCTCTCGGAGGTGGTCCGCGTCGAGCTCCCCGAGGGAGCCCCGCTCGCGGCGGTCCACTACGCCTATGACGACCTCGGGCACGTCGTGTCCGTCGGCACCGCCGCCGGCCTCGCCGACCTCGCGGCCTACGGCTGGAGCGCGGACGGCGCGGTACAGCGGGAGGTGCTCGGGCAGGGCGCGTGGACCCGGCTCGTCGACTACACCTCGCCCGGCCAGGTGGCCGCGATGACGACCACGTCGGCGGCCGGCGACCAGTCCTTCGCGCTCGCCTACGCCTATGACGCGGATGCCGTCGTGCGCACCCGCGGCGTGCGGTGGCGCTTCGCCGGCAAGGACACCAGCCAGGAGGAGGTCTTCGGCTACGACGGTCAGCGGCGGCTCCTCACCGCGGCCGGCGCCACGACGATGACCATCCGCTCCTACGATCCCAGCGGCAACATCTGGGAGGCCGAGGAGAGCGGCACCGTGGTGGCCACCCCGTGCGTCGGTGGCTCGGACCGTGTCGCGTCGCTCACCGTCGGGTCGGGGCCGGCCCAGCCGCTCACCTGGAGCGCGCGCGGCCAGCTCCTGGCGGGCGCCGGCCGCACGCTCGGGTACGACCGTGCCACCGGCATGACGACGCGCATCGAGGCCGGCGGCGCGCTCCGGCTCGCCTACGGCGGGAGCCAGCAGCGCGTGCTCAAGCGCCGCCGCGACGGCGCTGACAGCGTCTACTTCTTCGGCGCGGGTCTGGTCCCCGTGGCTCGGCGGGATGGTGGGTCCTGGACGGTGCTCGTACAGGGGCCGGCGGGGCTCCTCGCCCTGGTGGGCACGGCCACGCGCTTCGTGCTCCCGGATCCGGACCAGTCCGTGTGGGCGGTCGTGGAGGGCGCCACGCTCGTGGCCCGCTACGCGTACGCCCCGTTCGGCGGCCTCACGCTCGCCGAGGGGGACCTGGCGGCCACTCCCTACCTCTTCCAGGGGCAGGAGTGGGACGCCGAGGTCGGGTTCTACAACTTCCGCGCCCGCATGTACGACCCGGTCCTGCGCCGCTTCGTGACGCCGGATCCGCAACGGCAGTTCGCGAGCCCCTACATCTTCGCCGCGAACAATCCGCTCGGCATCACCGACCCCACCGGTGAGCTCTCGATCTGGGCGCAGGTCGGCATCGGTTTGGCCATGGCGGCGATCACGGCCATTGGCATCGGGCTCTCGGTCTTCACCGGCGGCACCTCGGGCGCGGCGACGGTCGCGGCGGCGGGCGCGGCGAAGGGCGCGGCGAAGGGAGCGGCGGCGGGCGTGGCGAAGAGCGCGGCGAAGGGAGCGGCGGCGGGCGCGGCGAAGGGAGCGGCGGCCGGAGCGACGGGCGCAGCCGAAGGCGCTGCGGAGGTGGCGGCCTCGGTGGCCGCAGGGGCCTCGGTGGCCGAGGGCGCGGCGAGCTCGACCGCGTCCATCTCCACGAAACTCACCCAGTTCGGTCTCAATGTCGCGGGGAGCACGCTCTCGCGCGCCGGGAAGTCCGGACTGAAATACGACGTGCAGCACGGCCGCGACTTCACGGCCAAGGGCTTCTTCGAGGCCATGGGGATCGGCGCCGCCGCGGGCTTCGCGAGCGGGGTCGTGAGCGGCCTCGGGGGGTTCGCGACGGGCGGGCTCTCCAGCAAGAAGGGGGGCGCCGGCATCGCCGCGCGCATCGGCGCCAAGGCCGCCGTGGGCGGAGTGTCGAGCGCGGTGTCGAGCGACGTGACGACGATCCTCACCAATGTCCAGCAGCACCAGCCCTGGTACCAGGGGCTTGCCAAGAGCACGGGCACCGGCTTCGCCAAGGGCGCTGGCACTGGCGCGGCCAGCTGCGCCTGGGGCGAGCGCGTGAACATCGCCAAGGCCGCGGGCGTGTCCGACCAGACGATGACACGCATGAGCAACATCGTCGACAAGGTCAAGTCGGCCGCAACCTCCGACGGCGCGTACAAGATCTACGGCACGGCCGCGTTCTTCGCGATGCCCGGGTACGTCGTGTGGGGCGCGGCCGACAGCTGGGGGCGGCACGACTGA